One Anabas testudineus chromosome 15, fAnaTes1.2, whole genome shotgun sequence genomic window carries:
- the npm3 gene encoding nucleoplasmin-3, whose translation MACCDDESCDLGLTGQSKLESFLFSCELSSKVPFYTFQGDEEEDLEHFLELRTVCLGEGVKEESNVVEVTAMNHQGKTISVPIANLHISCLPMVSLGEFELKAPVTIRLKAGTGPVTVSGLHLIASQVEDSDLSDEEDDDDEDEDEDEEEITPIKPAKKKQKQ comes from the exons ATGGCTTGCTGCGACGATGAATCCTGCGATCTCGGATTAACCGGTCAATCCAAGTTGGAGAGCTTCCTGTTCA GCTGCGAGCTGTCCTCTAAAGTACCTTTCTACACTTTCCaaggagatgaagaggaggaccTGGAGCACTTCCTGGAACTCAGAACA GTTTGTCTAGGTGAAGGTGTTAAGGAAGAAAGCAACGTGGTGGAGGTCACGGCCATGAACCACCAAGGAAAGACTATTTCTGTGCCCATCGCCAACCTGCACATCAGCTGTCTGCCCATG GTGAGTTTGGGAGAGTTCGAGCTGAAAGCCCCGGTGACCATTCGGCTCAAGGCTGGGACAGGACCAGTTACTGTCAGCGGCCTACACCTCATTG CCTCACAAGTTGAAGACTCGGATCTGTCTGATGAGGAAGATGACGATGATGAAGACGAAGATGAGGACGAGGAGGAGATCACCCCTATTAAACCCGCtaagaagaagcagaaacagtag